From the Bacillota bacterium genome, the window CCCCTCCCCATGGGAACAGAAAAAGGTTCGTGAAATTTTCATCAAAACAACTTGATTTATTGATCCGGATTAGATAAGATATTTGCGGTTGTAGCAATCAGCCCCCAAGCTTCATAGGATAGTAACAGCTGTTGGATAGCTATTATCCTAAAGCAAAGGGGGATAAAAGTTGGATAATGTAGAGAAGAACACCGAAAACTGCCAAAACTGCGACGATAACATCACAGCTGAGCAGTTTACATGTCCGCCGAATACATTTGCTTATACAGTCCAGCCCGGTGATACCATGTTTACGATTGCCCAGCGGTTTGGGGTTAGTTTAGACGCATTAATCGCAGCTAATCCGCAGATCCCGGATCCCAGCGAGATTCAGCCGGGTCAAATTGTCTGTGTACCGCAGACATCAGTGGTCTGTCCGCCGAACACATTTCCGTATATAGTCCAGCCGGGCGATACCATGTTCACCATCGCCCAAAGATTTGGCGTAAGTTTGGATGCACTGATCGCAGCTAATCCGCAGATTCCGAATCCGAACCAGCTTACACCCGGCCAGACAGTCTGCGTACCCACTACACCTGCTCCGGGACCGTGTCGGCCAAATACTTTTGCCTATACGGTGCAACCCGGTGACTCCATGTTCTTAATTGCGCAGCGCTTCGGTGTGAGCCTGAATGCCTTAATCGCAGCTAATCCGCAGATTCCGAATCCAAATCTGATTCTGCCCGGACAAATTGTCTGCGTACCAACCGGCACACAGCCTCCACCGGATGGATGTCCGCCGAACAGTTTCGTCTATATTGTGCAGCCCGGCGATACCATGTTCTTGATCGCGCAGCGTTTTGGCGTAAGCTTAGATGCTCTAATCGCAGCTAATCCGCAGATTCCTAACCCGAACCAAATCCGGCCGGGTCAAAGAATCTGTGTGCCAAGATCACCCGGCGCATGCCCACCCGGATCAACCCGCTACACCGTGCAGCCGGGAGACAGTATGTTTACTATTGCCAGGCGGTTCGGAATCAGCCTTGACGCGCTGATCAGAGCTAATCCGCAGGTCAGCAATCCTAGCCTGATCTTCCCCGGACAGCAGCTCTGCATACCGCCAAGATAAACACCTGATTACTCCTAAGATTTCCCGGATATACTAAGGGAAATCTTAGGAGGTGCAATAAATATGATTTCAGCAGAGGTTTCCCTATATCCAGTCGAGACTGCGGACTCGGATCAAGTGATCGAGGAGTCCCTCCACGCGTTAGCGGATTATCATCTCCAGTACGACATCGGCTCCTTGAGCACCCATCTCCACGGTGAAAGCGACCAGGTCTGGTCCGCTCTCCGCCGGCTGCATGAGCGGGCTCAAGCATTGGGGCATGAAGTTATGATGGTGGTGACTATCTCCAATGGATAAAAAGCCTCTGCCAGCAAGAGGCTTTTTTATTTTTCAAACTAAATGGACAAGGAGGTAAAGAACATGGCGCAAGTGCAGGAAATCATTACAAATATTTCTCTCATTCTCATCTATATTATCGAGAGTATTGGCATTCTGATCATAGCTTATTCTGCTATCAAAACCTTTCTTCGCTACTGCCAGCTGAGATTTAAAGAACCGGGCGGCGAACTCAAGCTAATGCTGGCTCACGGTATGACCTTGGGCCTAGAGTTCCTGCTCGCCGGTGAGATTCTCAAAACAATCGTAGCGCGCGATATCACAGAACTGCTGGCTGTAGGCGGTTTGGTAATCATCCGCGCACTAATCACACTGCTGCTCCACTGGGAACTTAAGAATGGCAACTAAGTCCGCCTCACCAAGGTGGACATTTTTTATTGATATTTTTATCAAAAACTAGTTTTTATGATTGACTGTTATATCAAAAAATGTTAATCTATTAATGGGTTGGTTGGTGAATGTGTTCACAGAACATATTTTGGGGAGGAAAAGTTATGAGAAAAACATTAGTATTTGCTCTTATGTTGATGTTGTTAGTAACAAGTGCAGCTTCAGCTGCCAACTGGGTTGACGGAGAATACGAAGCTTGGTCCGATGCAGGCAGAAACAGCATTGGCTATGCGAAAGTATTTATCGAAGATGGTAAAATTGCTGCTATTATCCTCCGCGAGTATACCAGCAAGTTAGTTGAAAAGGACTTTGCCGTTTATTCTTGGGAAGAAGCTAGAACCGCGGTTCAAACCCTGGGCGCTCAAATGGTAGAAATTCAAGGTACCGATGTAGACATCGTTTCCGGAGCTACCAGCAGCAGCACCATGTTTAAACAAGCTGTTGAAAGAGCACTTCTGAAAGCTGATCCC encodes:
- the safA gene encoding SafA/ExsA family spore coat assembly protein, yielding MDNVEKNTENCQNCDDNITAEQFTCPPNTFAYTVQPGDTMFTIAQRFGVSLDALIAANPQIPDPSEIQPGQIVCVPQTSVVCPPNTFPYIVQPGDTMFTIAQRFGVSLDALIAANPQIPNPNQLTPGQTVCVPTTPAPGPCRPNTFAYTVQPGDSMFLIAQRFGVSLNALIAANPQIPNPNLILPGQIVCVPTGTQPPPDGCPPNSFVYIVQPGDTMFLIAQRFGVSLDALIAANPQIPNPNQIRPGQRICVPRSPGACPPGSTRYTVQPGDSMFTIARRFGISLDALIRANPQVSNPSLIFPGQQLCIPPR
- a CDS encoding FMN-binding protein — translated: MRKTLVFALMLMLLVTSAASAANWVDGEYEAWSDAGRNSIGYAKVFIEDGKIAAIILREYTSKLVEKDFAVYSWEEARTAVQTLGAQMVEIQGTDVDIVSGATSSSTMFKQAVERALLKADPDAKLGKYFDGVFLGRSHYTARGYYEVVRVTIKDDKIQEVTFERINPDYSVLDPADYNWPLEMAWLQYSNLAKDAEPGYVDVISGATGITLTGNIAVRDALSRASTK
- a CDS encoding DUF1622 domain-containing protein gives rise to the protein MAQVQEIITNISLILIYIIESIGILIIAYSAIKTFLRYCQLRFKEPGGELKLMLAHGMTLGLEFLLAGEILKTIVARDITELLAVGGLVIIRALITLLLHWELKNGN